A single region of the Sphingomonas sp. LY29 genome encodes:
- a CDS encoding phenylalanine 4-monooxygenase, producing the protein MLAEVNNAARSSHWQRFLVDQSWTTFTPDDHAVWDELFARQMQLLRGRVVSPFFEGVDELGLRDPGVPNLSRLNERLVERTGWRCVSVAGLVPDEAFFAMLAARLFPIGNFIRSRTQMDYLKEPDCFHDIFGHVPMLADPRMASAMRSVGEFGLEAIASGEGQVVARLYWHTVEFGLCKEDGELRILGAGLASSFGEARASLEDPSIDRRRFTFEAATASPYRHDAMQPLYFVSDNFEAAIAALHRR; encoded by the coding sequence ATGCTCGCTGAAGTCAACAATGCGGCCCGTAGCTCGCACTGGCAAAGGTTCTTGGTCGATCAGTCGTGGACGACGTTCACGCCCGACGACCACGCCGTTTGGGATGAGCTCTTCGCCCGGCAGATGCAGCTTCTTCGCGGCCGTGTCGTCAGCCCCTTCTTCGAGGGGGTCGACGAATTGGGTCTTCGTGACCCTGGTGTGCCCAACCTGTCACGCTTGAACGAGCGACTTGTCGAGCGGACTGGTTGGCGCTGCGTGTCGGTCGCGGGTCTCGTCCCCGATGAAGCGTTCTTCGCCATGCTCGCCGCACGGCTGTTCCCGATCGGCAACTTCATTCGAAGCAGGACGCAGATGGACTATCTGAAAGAGCCCGACTGCTTCCACGACATTTTCGGTCACGTGCCCATGCTCGCGGACCCGCGGATGGCGTCGGCGATGCGGTCGGTCGGCGAGTTTGGCCTGGAGGCAATCGCTTCCGGTGAAGGTCAGGTGGTCGCGCGTCTCTACTGGCACACCGTTGAATTCGGCCTGTGCAAGGAAGACGGCGAGCTTCGCATCCTCGGTGCTGGTCTTGCGTCAAGTTTCGGAGAGGCGCGCGCAAGTCTCGAGGATCCCTCCATCGATCGTCGACGCTTCACCTTCGAGGCGGCGACGGCTTCGCCATATCGCCATGATGCGATGCAGCCGCTTTACTTCGTATCCGACAATTTTGAGGCAGCCATCGCCGCTTTGCATCGACGCTGA
- the fixJ gene encoding response regulator FixJ, producing MTEGPVVYVIDDDEAARHSLKFLIECAGHAVRDFESATTFLATLGDGGLPAPGCIVTDVRMPEMTGVELVDELNRRKIPDPVIVITGHADVPMAIQAMKSGVSDFIEKPFADDIILSAIDAALAKRTASVDAQEERRGIQCRIDALSGREREVLDALVDGKPNKIIAFDLGISARTVEVYRANVMSKMQVKSLSELVRLALAAGEASL from the coding sequence ATGACTGAGGGGCCGGTTGTATACGTTATTGATGACGATGAAGCCGCGCGCCACTCGCTCAAGTTCCTGATCGAGTGCGCTGGTCATGCAGTGCGCGATTTTGAAAGTGCGACCACCTTCCTCGCCACGCTAGGCGATGGAGGCCTCCCCGCCCCGGGCTGCATTGTGACCGACGTTCGCATGCCCGAGATGACGGGGGTCGAATTGGTCGATGAACTTAACCGACGAAAAATTCCGGACCCCGTGATCGTTATCACCGGTCATGCCGATGTGCCGATGGCAATTCAGGCGATGAAGTCGGGGGTGTCGGACTTCATCGAAAAGCCGTTCGCCGACGACATCATCCTTTCGGCCATTGATGCGGCGCTCGCCAAGAGGACTGCTTCGGTTGATGCGCAGGAGGAGCGGCGGGGAATCCAGTGTCGGATTGATGCGCTGTCTGGACGCGAGCGCGAGGTGCTCGACGCGCTGGTCGACGGGAAACCCAACAAGATCATTGCCTTTGATCTCGGAATCAGCGCTCGGACGGTCGAAGTCTACCGCGCAAATGTGATGAGTAAGATGCAGGTGAAGAGCCTGTCGGAACTTGTGAGGCTAGCGCTCGCGGCGGGGGAGGCGAGCCTCTAG
- a CDS encoding DUF5985 family protein, giving the protein MNDLLPAIVYVLCLLTSMACAFVLVRSFRKNRMPLLFWSGVCFTFLAANNLVLVLDHLVWPDADLRVIRLGFSLLAAVSMLWGAIWCVAKDAE; this is encoded by the coding sequence ATGAATGACCTCTTACCGGCGATCGTTTACGTGCTGTGCTTGCTGACGAGCATGGCCTGCGCCTTTGTCCTCGTTCGTAGTTTTCGCAAGAATAGAATGCCTCTGCTATTTTGGAGCGGTGTTTGTTTCACTTTTTTGGCAGCAAACAATCTGGTGTTGGTTCTGGATCACTTAGTCTGGCCCGATGCGGACTTGCGAGTGATAAGATTGGGCTTCTCGCTTTTGGCGGCCGTATCGATGCTTTGGGGCGCAATTTGGTGCGTAGCAAAGGACGCGGAATGA
- a CDS encoding HAMP domain-containing protein: MDEEVARLFNEVVDLNESITKEFERLAIVVGKEGKISQRAHVRGAAGGWDLKLRAVNELIEDMVQPTTEVARVIGAVAKGDLSQSMAVEIDGRELRGEFLRIGKVVNTMVEQLGSFASEVTRVAREVGTEGKLGGQARVRGVAGTWKDLTDNVNAMATNLTGQVRNIAEVTTAVARGDLSKKITVEVRGEILELKNTINVMVDQLNAFASEVTRVAREVGTEGKLGGQARVEGVGGTWKDLTDNVNLMADNLTGQVRNIAEVTTAVARGDLSKKITVDVKGEILELKNTINVMVDQLNGFASEVTRVAREVGTEGKLGGQAQVPGVAGTWADLTDNVNLMAANLTGQVRNIAEVTTAVAKGDLSKKITVDVRGEILELKDTINTMVDQLNSFASEVTRVAREVGSEGKLGGQAQVEGVAGTWADLTDSVNLMAGNLTGQVRNIAEVTTAVAGGDLSKKITVDVRGEILELKNTINTMVDQLNSFASEVTRVAREVGSEGKLGGQAQVPGVGGTWADLTDSVNLMAGNLTGQVRNIAEVTTAVARGDLSKKITVDVKGEILELKNTINVMVDQLNGFASEVTRVAREVGTEGKLGGQAQVPGVGGTWKDLTDNVNAMAANLTGQVRNIAEVTTAVALGDLSKKITVDVKGEILELKNTINTMVDQLNSFASEVTRVAREVGTEGKLGGQAQVQDVAGTWKDLTDNVNLMADNLTGQVRNIADVTTAVARGDLSRKITVDVKGEILALKDTINVMVDQLNGFASEVTRVAREVGTEGKLGGQAQVPGVGGTWKDLTDNVNLMATNLTNQVRGIAEVVTAVAQGNLKRKLTVDAKGEIAALAETINFMIDTLSTFGDQVTNMAREVGIEGRLGGQARVPGAAGLWRDLTDNVNQLAANLTNQVRSIAEVATAVTKGDLTRSIAVEASGEMASLKDNINEMIGNLKDQTLKNAEQDWLKTNLARFSRMLQGERDLATVSNLIMSELAPLVNAQYGVFYVTNPDAEETTLELVASYGAERTDELKERFKLREGLVGQAAADKRPILLKDSPPDFIRIGSGLGHAQPANVNIMPALFEDEVKAVIELASFGEFNETHQSFLDQLMESIGIVLNTIAATMRTEGLLAQSQLLTHELQARQTELTTKQEELHNTNEELQEKAVALENEKKQVEAKNLEIERARGALEEKAEQLALTSKYKSEFLANMSHELRTPLNSLLILSKLLSDNPNGNLNEKQVDFARTIHSAGADLLSLINDILDLSKIESGTVTIDIGDMPITSLRQHMERTFRQLANDKGLHFDVRLDPRLPSAIRTDEKRLQQIVLNLLSNAFKFTASGSVTLNVEIVQSGWSSSHPILKPGDEAVAISVIDTGIGIPDDKQKLIFEAFQQADGTTSRKYGGTGLGLSISREIARLLGGELKVQSTSGSGSTFTLFIPLKPASTTKVGSGISRSSAGFENSGAVVPTALPTGFEVADDRDILGQEPFVLIVEDDPTFAAILLDAARSVGMKGVVSTAGAGTLQMARKLRPTALTLDLNLSDIDGLVLLDLLRHDHDTADLPVHVITGTDKASAAKAMGASGVTTKPADERQLKKIFTGLLKVANDGRPKRKIAQARKALASPARSEDHKILGGAKVLIVDDDIRNIFSLTSVLESYDVTVVHAERGREGIEILESQRDIDVALIDIMMPEMDGYQTMQEIRSRPSHAQLPLIAVTAKAMKEDRQKCLDAGASDYIAKPVDIELLLALLRVWVRRFREAREVPASENA; encoded by the coding sequence GTGGACGAAGAAGTCGCGCGCCTTTTCAACGAGGTCGTCGACCTGAATGAGTCTATCACCAAGGAATTCGAGCGGCTTGCCATTGTGGTCGGCAAGGAAGGCAAGATCAGTCAGCGCGCTCATGTTCGCGGCGCGGCCGGTGGGTGGGACTTAAAGCTCAGAGCAGTCAACGAGCTGATCGAGGACATGGTGCAGCCGACGACCGAGGTTGCCAGAGTCATCGGCGCGGTCGCCAAGGGGGACCTTTCCCAGTCGATGGCCGTCGAGATCGACGGCCGGGAACTGCGTGGCGAGTTTCTACGCATCGGCAAGGTCGTCAATACCATGGTCGAGCAGCTTGGTAGCTTTGCATCGGAGGTAACCCGCGTTGCGCGAGAGGTGGGCACCGAAGGCAAGCTCGGTGGCCAGGCCAGGGTGAGGGGCGTCGCGGGCACCTGGAAAGACTTGACCGATAACGTCAACGCGATGGCCACCAACCTCACCGGCCAGGTTCGCAACATCGCCGAGGTGACCACGGCGGTCGCTCGGGGCGACTTGTCCAAAAAGATCACCGTGGAGGTGCGCGGCGAAATCCTTGAGTTGAAGAACACCATCAACGTAATGGTGGATCAGCTCAATGCCTTCGCAAGCGAAGTTACTCGCGTCGCCCGTGAAGTGGGCACCGAAGGCAAGCTTGGAGGTCAAGCCAGGGTCGAAGGCGTCGGAGGCACTTGGAAGGATTTGACCGACAACGTGAACCTGATGGCCGACAACCTTACGGGCCAGGTTCGCAACATCGCGGAAGTGACGACGGCGGTTGCCCGCGGCGACTTGTCTAAGAAGATCACCGTCGACGTGAAAGGCGAAATCCTCGAGCTCAAAAACACGATCAACGTGATGGTCGATCAGCTCAACGGGTTTGCGTCGGAAGTGACCCGCGTCGCTCGCGAAGTGGGCACCGAAGGTAAGCTCGGGGGACAGGCTCAGGTACCGGGCGTGGCCGGAACCTGGGCTGATTTGACTGACAACGTGAACTTGATGGCGGCCAATCTTACGGGCCAGGTCCGTAATATCGCCGAGGTCACGACGGCGGTCGCAAAGGGCGATCTTTCGAAGAAGATCACGGTCGACGTGCGCGGTGAAATTCTCGAACTCAAAGACACCATCAACACGATGGTCGATCAGCTCAATAGCTTTGCGTCCGAAGTTACCCGCGTTGCGCGCGAGGTCGGATCTGAAGGCAAGCTCGGCGGTCAGGCACAGGTTGAAGGCGTCGCGGGCACTTGGGCGGATCTGACAGACAGCGTGAACCTGATGGCCGGCAATCTTACCGGCCAGGTGCGCAACATTGCCGAGGTGACGACAGCGGTCGCCGGCGGTGACTTGTCAAAGAAGATCACTGTGGACGTTCGCGGCGAAATTTTAGAGCTAAAAAACACCATCAATACGATGGTCGATCAGCTCAACAGCTTCGCGTCCGAAGTGACCCGCGTGGCGCGTGAAGTGGGCTCAGAAGGTAAGCTTGGCGGGCAGGCTCAGGTTCCGGGCGTCGGCGGCACTTGGGCTGATTTAACGGACAGCGTGAACCTAATGGCGGGTAATCTGACTGGGCAGGTCCGCAACATCGCCGAAGTCACAACCGCGGTGGCGCGCGGCGACTTGTCCAAGAAGATTACCGTCGACGTGAAGGGCGAAATCCTCGAGCTCAAAAATACGATCAACGTCATGGTCGATCAGCTGAACGGATTTGCGTCCGAAGTTACTCGTGTTGCCCGCGAAGTGGGCACCGAAGGGAAGCTTGGCGGCCAGGCGCAGGTGCCCGGGGTGGGCGGCACGTGGAAGGATCTGACCGACAATGTTAATGCGATGGCGGCGAACCTTACAGGCCAGGTGCGCAATATTGCCGAAGTGACGACCGCAGTTGCGCTGGGTGACCTTTCCAAGAAGATCACCGTGGACGTGAAAGGTGAGATTCTTGAGCTCAAGAACACCATCAACACGATGGTGGATCAGCTGAACAGCTTTGCGTCTGAAGTGACCCGCGTGGCGAGAGAGGTTGGCACTGAGGGAAAGCTTGGAGGTCAAGCGCAGGTACAGGATGTCGCCGGCACGTGGAAGGATTTGACCGATAACGTGAACCTGATGGCGGACAATCTCACCGGCCAGGTTCGCAACATTGCTGACGTCACGACCGCGGTTGCTCGAGGTGACCTCTCGCGCAAGATCACCGTCGATGTAAAGGGCGAGATCCTTGCCCTCAAAGACACGATCAACGTCATGGTCGATCAGCTCAACGGCTTCGCGTCGGAAGTCACTCGTGTGGCCCGCGAGGTTGGTACGGAGGGCAAGCTTGGCGGGCAGGCCCAAGTTCCCGGCGTCGGCGGCACATGGAAGGACCTGACTGACAACGTGAACTTGATGGCGACCAACCTGACCAACCAAGTGCGTGGTATCGCCGAGGTCGTAACGGCTGTCGCGCAAGGAAATCTCAAGCGAAAGCTGACGGTCGACGCAAAAGGCGAAATCGCGGCACTGGCGGAAACCATCAATTTCATGATCGACACGCTGTCGACGTTCGGCGACCAGGTCACCAATATGGCGAGAGAGGTCGGCATCGAAGGTCGACTGGGTGGTCAGGCCCGCGTGCCGGGAGCCGCTGGCCTGTGGCGCGATTTGACGGACAACGTCAATCAGTTGGCAGCGAACCTGACGAACCAAGTGCGATCGATTGCCGAGGTTGCGACCGCGGTGACAAAGGGCGATCTCACTCGATCGATCGCCGTTGAAGCCTCAGGCGAAATGGCCTCGCTCAAAGACAACATTAACGAGATGATCGGCAATCTTAAGGATCAGACGCTTAAGAACGCCGAGCAAGACTGGCTCAAGACCAATCTCGCCCGTTTCAGCCGAATGCTTCAGGGCGAGCGCGATCTGGCGACCGTATCGAACCTGATCATGTCTGAACTGGCGCCGTTGGTGAACGCGCAATACGGAGTCTTTTACGTCACAAATCCCGATGCGGAAGAAACGACGCTCGAACTGGTGGCTAGTTACGGCGCCGAGCGGACCGACGAGCTGAAAGAACGGTTCAAGCTTCGCGAGGGACTGGTGGGTCAGGCCGCTGCGGACAAGCGCCCAATCCTCCTTAAAGATTCGCCTCCCGACTTCATCCGTATCGGCTCGGGGCTGGGTCACGCGCAACCCGCTAACGTCAATATTATGCCGGCGTTGTTCGAGGACGAAGTGAAGGCCGTGATCGAGCTCGCTTCGTTCGGCGAATTTAACGAAACGCACCAAAGCTTTCTTGATCAGTTGATGGAGTCGATTGGTATCGTTCTGAACACGATTGCTGCGACCATGCGGACCGAAGGCCTGCTCGCACAATCTCAGCTTCTCACGCACGAACTGCAGGCGCGCCAGACCGAGCTGACCACCAAGCAGGAGGAGCTACACAATACCAACGAGGAGCTTCAGGAGAAAGCAGTCGCTCTCGAGAATGAAAAGAAGCAGGTAGAAGCAAAGAACTTGGAGATCGAAAGGGCGCGCGGCGCGCTTGAGGAGAAAGCGGAGCAACTTGCGCTAACCTCGAAATATAAATCGGAGTTCCTGGCAAACATGAGCCACGAGCTGCGGACGCCGCTTAATTCCCTGCTCATCCTCTCCAAGCTCCTCAGCGACAATCCGAACGGAAACCTCAATGAGAAGCAGGTCGACTTCGCCCGTACGATTCACTCCGCAGGCGCCGACCTTCTAAGCCTCATCAATGACATTCTTGACCTGTCCAAAATCGAGTCTGGAACGGTGACCATCGACATCGGCGACATGCCAATCACGTCCCTTCGGCAACACATGGAGCGGACCTTCCGGCAGCTTGCGAACGATAAGGGGCTCCACTTCGACGTCCGGCTTGATCCTCGCTTGCCAAGCGCCATTCGGACTGACGAAAAGCGTCTGCAGCAGATTGTTCTCAATCTACTGTCGAACGCGTTCAAATTTACGGCGTCCGGCAGTGTCACGCTGAATGTCGAGATAGTGCAGTCGGGATGGAGCAGCAGTCATCCAATCCTAAAGCCCGGTGACGAGGCCGTTGCAATCTCGGTTATCGACACGGGGATCGGCATCCCGGATGACAAGCAGAAGCTAATTTTCGAGGCCTTCCAACAGGCAGACGGTACGACAAGTCGCAAATACGGCGGGACTGGTCTCGGCCTGTCGATCAGTCGCGAAATTGCCCGCCTACTTGGCGGCGAGCTTAAGGTTCAATCAACCTCGGGCTCGGGATCGACATTCACGCTCTTCATCCCACTCAAGCCGGCCAGCACAACGAAGGTCGGCTCGGGAATAAGTCGCTCCTCGGCTGGTTTCGAGAACAGCGGCGCCGTGGTTCCGACCGCACTTCCAACTGGCTTTGAAGTCGCCGACGATCGCGACATCCTGGGTCAAGAACCATTCGTATTGATCGTTGAAGACGATCCGACGTTCGCCGCAATTCTTCTCGACGCCGCACGGAGCGTCGGCATGAAAGGGGTTGTCTCGACCGCGGGCGCGGGCACGCTTCAGATGGCTCGGAAACTAAGGCCGACGGCGTTGACGCTGGATCTCAATCTTTCCGATATCGACGGCCTAGTTCTGTTGGATCTCTTACGGCATGATCACGATACGGCCGATCTTCCGGTACACGTTATTACCGGTACCGACAAAGCGTCGGCCGCAAAGGCGATGGGTGCATCGGGGGTGACGACCAAGCCCGCGGACGAGCGCCAGTTGAAGAAGATTTTCACGGGCCTGCTTAAGGTTGCCAATGATGGCCGACCGAAACGCAAAATCGCGCAAGCTCGCAAGGCGCTGGCGTCACCAGCACGTTCGGAAGATCACAAGATCTTGGGCGGTGCCAAGGTTCTCATTGTCGACGACGATATTCGCAACATTTTCTCGCTGACAAGCGTGCTGGAAAGTTACGACGTAACCGTCGTTCATGCAGAACGCGGACGAGAAGGGATCGAGATTCTTGAAAGCCAACGGGACATTGACGTCGCGCTGATCGATATCATGATGCCTGAAATGGATGGCTATCAAACGATGCAGGAGATCCGCAGTCGTCCCTCTCACGCTCAATTGCCGCTGATCGCCGTGACCGCGAAGGCGATGAAGGAGGACCGACAGAAGTGCCTTGATGCCGGTGCGTCCGATTATATCGCAAAGCCGGTCGACATCGAGTTGCTTCTCGCGCTTCTGAGGGTTTGGGTTCGACGCTTTCGTGAAGCGCGGGAAGTGCCGGCAAGCGAAAACGCATGA
- a CDS encoding hemerythrin domain-containing protein, which produces MSARKGSWAESLAAEHKMVLALFDKALATNETDKKKRALLLMQIGHALDKHAYAEEHVVYPALREANSQSDAEQLETEHGEVKTFLYRLHNTEVTSPDWISIMRDFRNSVAAHARLEEDVIFPRLRSEIDDELDEKITSDVNKAGFMMA; this is translated from the coding sequence ATGAGTGCCCGCAAAGGTAGTTGGGCTGAAAGCCTAGCCGCGGAGCATAAGATGGTTCTCGCACTGTTCGATAAGGCACTCGCGACCAACGAGACCGACAAGAAGAAGCGCGCGCTACTGCTGATGCAAATCGGCCATGCGCTCGACAAGCATGCCTATGCGGAGGAGCATGTCGTCTATCCCGCGCTTCGCGAAGCGAACAGCCAGTCGGACGCCGAGCAACTCGAGACCGAGCATGGCGAAGTGAAGACATTTCTCTACCGCCTGCACAATACGGAGGTCACATCGCCCGACTGGATCTCGATCATGCGAGATTTCCGCAATTCGGTTGCGGCGCATGCCCGGCTGGAGGAGGACGTCATCTTCCCGCGCCTCCGCTCGGAAATAGACGACGAGCTCGACGAGAAGATCACGTCGGACGTCAACAAGGCTGGCTTCATGATGGCCTGA
- a CDS encoding response regulator: MAHETLKGGMMVLTGKRVLVIEDSPLIATAAADILVDLGCIVLGPVGNMADARQLCENEMVDAALVDLNIRGTKAFALLKILSDRQIPFVLTSGYADWSMPEEWRQSVRVQKPYSFDMVQLSLTKALMENS; encoded by the coding sequence TTGGCCCATGAGACCTTGAAAGGCGGCATGATGGTTTTAACCGGTAAGAGGGTCCTTGTTATTGAAGACTCTCCCTTAATTGCCACCGCTGCAGCTGACATTTTGGTAGACCTAGGCTGCATTGTCCTCGGTCCGGTGGGCAACATGGCCGATGCTCGTCAACTCTGCGAGAACGAGATGGTCGACGCCGCCCTAGTCGACCTCAACATCCGCGGCACGAAAGCCTTCGCTCTTCTAAAGATCTTGTCAGACAGGCAGATACCTTTCGTCCTCACCAGCGGATATGCTGATTGGTCGATGCCGGAAGAGTGGCGACAATCTGTAAGGGTCCAAAAACCTTACAGTTTTGACATGGTGCAGCTGTCGCTGACAAAAGCCCTTATGGAGAACTCATGA
- a CDS encoding response regulator, whose amino-acid sequence MNESVNSTDRQSQPTVEHTLPRPRVLVVDDDERNLLAVSTVLEDIGEVVVANSGEEALRQLLKGEFAVILLDVFMPGLDGYETAQIIREREQTKRIPIVFLSAVNKETEHSMRGYAMGAVDYVFKPVDAVVLRSKVAVFVDLFAKTKEIERKAAQEQKLLDTALRANAERLRAEQELRRAEERQAAIIQSLPIVLYLEPLGCDVRCPNFVSGNFEAITGFKFADVLEQPKLWAERLHEEDRDRVLSAVAERDRTGRLSVEYRWQCADGKYRHFLDQAILLTDAAGTATEFAGTLTDVSERKSLEDQLVHSQKMDAIGKLTGGIAHDFNNLLAAVLGGLGMIERRANLAPDHLKILQMTKRAANQGSDLVSRLLAFARRQQLQPGHVEPADLAAAVDDLLAHTLGGLVTLTWEIPDKVWNCYADASQLELALMNLIINARDAMPDGGPITVSIVNQTTAETLSDGLAEGDYVLFEVRDAGCGISREDLRKVMEPFFTTKDLGKGTGLGLSMVYGFARQSGGTFEIESEVGKGSAARIWLPRALDVRQKDGRANETLQQTCASCRVILVDDHDEVRTATAGMLEDLGHRVKEFDSGEDALAAIRQAPSDFDIVITDYAMPNLNGLELIRRMRECRSDLPAIIVTGYADGDTGLDTPENVAVLLKPFEIEAVTAAINLVSEPNSDKSGGNSPA is encoded by the coding sequence ATGAATGAATCAGTGAACTCGACTGACCGGCAATCTCAACCGACGGTAGAGCATACGCTTCCTCGGCCAAGGGTCCTCGTCGTCGACGACGACGAGCGCAATCTGCTTGCAGTTTCGACGGTGCTCGAGGACATCGGCGAGGTCGTCGTTGCGAACTCCGGCGAAGAGGCTCTTCGACAACTTTTGAAGGGCGAGTTCGCCGTCATTCTGCTCGACGTTTTCATGCCGGGCTTGGACGGGTACGAGACTGCACAGATCATAAGAGAACGCGAGCAGACTAAGCGAATTCCTATCGTCTTCCTGTCGGCCGTTAACAAAGAGACCGAACATTCGATGCGCGGTTACGCGATGGGCGCAGTCGATTACGTCTTCAAGCCCGTCGACGCAGTCGTGCTTCGTTCCAAGGTAGCGGTGTTTGTCGACCTATTCGCCAAAACCAAGGAAATCGAACGAAAGGCGGCGCAAGAGCAAAAGCTGCTCGATACCGCCCTTCGGGCGAACGCCGAACGCCTTCGGGCGGAACAGGAGCTTCGCCGTGCCGAAGAGCGGCAGGCGGCGATCATTCAATCGCTGCCGATCGTGCTCTATCTCGAACCTTTAGGTTGCGACGTTCGATGCCCCAATTTCGTGAGCGGCAATTTCGAGGCGATAACCGGGTTCAAGTTCGCTGATGTCTTGGAACAGCCAAAACTATGGGCAGAGCGCCTACATGAAGAGGATCGCGATCGCGTCCTCAGCGCGGTGGCAGAGCGCGATCGAACGGGCCGGCTCTCCGTGGAGTATCGCTGGCAGTGTGCCGACGGCAAATACCGTCACTTCCTCGATCAGGCGATTCTGCTGACCGATGCGGCAGGGACTGCAACGGAGTTCGCGGGGACGCTTACAGATGTTAGCGAGCGGAAGAGCCTTGAAGACCAACTTGTCCATTCTCAAAAGATGGACGCGATCGGAAAGCTCACAGGCGGTATTGCGCACGACTTCAACAATTTGCTCGCTGCCGTTTTGGGCGGCCTCGGAATGATCGAACGCCGAGCGAATCTAGCGCCTGATCACCTCAAAATTCTTCAGATGACAAAGCGTGCTGCCAATCAAGGAAGTGATCTAGTCAGTCGACTGTTGGCTTTTGCAAGACGCCAGCAGCTTCAGCCCGGCCATGTTGAGCCGGCAGACCTGGCGGCGGCGGTCGACGACTTACTGGCTCACACTCTTGGCGGTCTCGTTACGCTCACATGGGAAATTCCGGACAAGGTCTGGAATTGCTATGCCGACGCATCACAGCTTGAGCTCGCCCTGATGAATCTGATTATCAATGCCCGCGATGCGATGCCTGACGGCGGTCCGATTACGGTGTCGATCGTAAACCAGACGACCGCTGAGACCCTATCAGATGGATTGGCCGAGGGCGATTACGTCTTGTTCGAGGTGCGTGACGCAGGCTGCGGCATTTCCCGGGAAGACCTACGAAAGGTCATGGAGCCATTCTTCACGACCAAGGATTTGGGCAAGGGGACCGGCCTTGGTCTCAGCATGGTATACGGTTTCGCGAGGCAATCAGGCGGCACGTTTGAGATTGAGAGCGAGGTCGGGAAGGGCAGTGCGGCGAGGATCTGGCTCCCCCGCGCGCTCGACGTCCGCCAAAAGGACGGGCGGGCGAATGAGACGCTTCAACAGACCTGCGCTTCTTGCCGAGTGATCCTTGTCGACGATCATGATGAAGTCCGCACGGCGACTGCCGGCATGCTTGAAGATTTGGGGCATCGCGTAAAGGAATTTGACAGTGGCGAGGATGCCTTGGCCGCTATCCGCCAGGCCCCATCAGACTTCGATATCGTCATCACCGATTACGCCATGCCCAATCTCAACGGTCTGGAACTGATCCGACGGATGCGGGAATGTCGGAGTGACCTGCCGGCAATCATCGTCACTGGCTACGCGGATGGCGATACGGGGCTGGATACACCGGAGAATGTGGCAGTCCTGCTGAAACCATTTGAAATCGAAGCTGTCACAGCTGCGATCAATCTTGTGTCTGAACCAAATTCGGACAAGTCTGGTGGAAATTCTCCGGCATAG
- a CDS encoding DUF5985 family protein gives MTNLLTFLSGSVVACFAVCSLVFLSFWRQSRDNLFLAFALAFAFLGAGQATSALLDIPTEDRGYIYLFRLTAFGIILIAVGRKNFGRS, from the coding sequence ATGACGAACCTTTTGACGTTCCTGTCGGGCAGCGTCGTAGCTTGCTTTGCGGTTTGCAGCTTGGTCTTTCTGTCGTTCTGGAGACAGTCTCGCGACAATCTGTTTTTGGCCTTCGCGTTGGCGTTTGCCTTCTTGGGAGCGGGGCAGGCTACGTCCGCCCTTCTCGACATTCCGACAGAGGATCGCGGATACATTTATCTTTTTCGGCTGACGGCCTTCGGCATCATCCTAATCGCAGTCGGTCGAAAAAATTTCGGGCGCTCCTGA